A region of the Arachis hypogaea cultivar Tifrunner chromosome 15, arahy.Tifrunner.gnm2.J5K5, whole genome shotgun sequence genome:
TTGTAGGGAATGTCAATTGTTTAGGGATTGAAAAAATTGACATACAGTTGGGTGATAACAGTAATGTAAAGAGAATGAAATTTTTTTGTGGCTGTGTCTGTAAAGCCATTTGCTGTAAACATTGTAAGGTTTTTTATTGAAATGAATAGCAATGAGTTCCTGTATTGTGACATACATTATTTGGCTCTGTACAAGTTTATTTCAGTTTTATCTACTAATAAAAACAAGGCTTAATTTGCCAATTCACATAACTTTGCTGCTGAAAATTCATGTAATTCATTAGATAATGGAGAAGTCTTAAAGTAGCTTCTCTTAACCATAACAATATCCAAACAAGCCTTAAATATAACCATGAAAAGGTAACAACACAAAAGAGATCAACATGACAGTAGTAGTCTTAAAGTAGGGTGTCTAAAGTATCACAGGGACATTAGTCATTGGTCATTGACAGATTCATTACAAAACAGATGGAATCACTAAAATCTACTATGTTCTTCATCCCAATGCCTTCCAGGCCCTAGGTGGTGTTTTTGCCATGAACCTCAGGGACCTCCTTGATGGGCTAGTGACTGTTGCTATTGATGGTTGTGGTTGACTGGCACTGCTGCTGCATCTAGCTCTCTTGGATGATGTCTATGACTCCTGGCTTCCTCCAACTTGTGTACTGCTCTTCCTCTTTGGCTGAAGTCTTGTTGCTGGCTGTGTTGTTGTCTTGGCAGGGATCTTGTTGGGTTTTGGAGTCCTAGTTGTGCCAGCCCCTTTCTTGGCTTGTGCAGTTGCATTCTGCTATAAACAGTAACAACAAATTGGGTTTACGGGATAGTATAAACATTCACATGTAAGGAATTGAAATCAAATTGACAATAACAACTTTACCTTTTTTGCTGCAGCCTCCATCTTACGTTTTCTAGGACAGGTTCTTTTGTTGTGACCAAGTGCAAAACAATATGAACATTTTTGTTGTTGTCCAGTCCTTGCTAACTTAGACAGTGGTCCATTGTTGCGTGGCTCATCACCAGTCTTGTTCCTCCTCAGTTTTGGGCGCCCTATTGGTTTCCTAAACACTGGTGGCAACACATCATCATTCTCAGTCCGGGACCAGAGATTTGGTCCATTCAGTGGGTAGATTACATGTTGGTAGCAGTCCACGTAGGTCTGTTTCCTATAACACTTGTTGACATAGTTCTCTAGCTCAAATTCAGGAGGTCTCTCCACTTGTATCTGAACAGTGGACCCTGGATTAGACCTCAGTAACTCCGCAGCATAGTCATGAATCCTCCTATATTGCTCTCCATAGGTACCATTTATTTCATCCAGGGCTTGCTGCTTCACTCTGGCAGCTTTGGTCATTGTGAGATCCACATTCCACTTGCTATGAGCCTTCTTTATCAAACTTCTCAACTTGATTTTCGGGTTTTCACAGATCTTCTTCATAAAAGCCTTACTTAGCCACTGAGAACTCATTATACCAATCTTGGTGGCCTTAGAGCATGTGTGTTTCTTGTAACAGCTTGTCAGTTGCCATGAATCCTCTCGCTTCATCTTATGGCAGTAAGCAAACCACTTGCAACCTTCTTTGCAAACAGCTTTGCACCGGTGGCTATCACACTTCGAGAACCATATTCCTCTGCCACTGTGCACGGCATAGCTCGTTACACATTCCTTAAAAGCATTCCTATCTACGTACATTGTCCCAACCTCCCATTTATActccttcatattcttcaatcccTTATACACCGGGTACCTCCTGAACAAGGGATCCCCTTCATCATCACTTACAGGGACATCCCACAACCCCTCACTGTCATACCCATCATCCTCATCCCTTAATCCAGCAGCCACCACTTGCTCTTTACCCTTATTAACACTGCCACTTTGCTCTCCTTGTTCTCTCTCAGTTGGAACACTCTGTTTCGGCCTTTGAGGATCTTTTGTAGTTGTGACTTCAACATCATACAAACCCCCATCAGCATTCCAATCATCATCGCTGTCATCAAATGCAACATGCAGATCAGTATCTCCAGAGCTATTTTCACTCCATTGTTCATCACTGTCCCCCTCATCATCAATTCCTGGCTGGTAGTCATCATCCTCAGATTCTTCATCACCTGAGAAATCTGACCCCTCTGACCTCTCTTCATCACCATCCTCCAGCACATCATTCTGGGCTTTTGTCACCACATTGGGCTTCTCACCCACCTTGGCCTAAGCAACAGATTGGACCAGGCCCAATAGTGTCTGCAGTGGGTGCAGCAGCCTCATCACCATCTATCTCTTCAATTTCCTCAATAGTGCAGCCTTTCCTAGTAGTAGCAGCAGCATCTTTGTGAACAACAAAAAGCTCCACCATGTTGTCCCTCATTCCAATTCTAGCCATGTCCATGGCATCCTTGTCTGTGTGAAGCATCCTCAACCCTACATCTGTTTCATCGTTCAGAGACTTATACCACATTGCAGCGATATTCTCTACCACATATCCCTGTTCGAGCACTATCTCCATAGCCTCGAACCTGCTCCACCTATCTTCATCACAGTAGTCCACTATCGAAGTCTCACCCCCCACATAGTGTAAAGGTTCACCATCAAACCCGAACTTCCCCCCATGGTGTATCTTGACACTAAAATAGCTCATCTCTCGACCAAACTGTTACACAAACACAATACACTTCATAAAATTCTCACATTGACCAACAACAACAGAAATGCATAAATAAAATCACTAGGGCAAAAGAAAGACTTCCAAAACAGAACAAGAAACGAATATGAAACTACAAAACAAAACAATCACACATCAACATACATCATTACATATAAACCCGCattaagatgaaaaccaaatgggTTCATAAGATTTGACAATGGAATACCTGACACGATCTTCTCCCGGAAAGCAACGGTTTCAAACTCACTGCTGCTGTGGAGCTTAAACGTAACTGAACGACAATGTCACTTCTCTGGCTGCGAATCGCAATCTTTCAGTGACTAGTGGTAGGGTTTCTGGCTTTTCCTTTGCGTTTCGTGcttcacaagaagaagaagaagtagaagaagaagagtcaggGTAAGCAGCATGCGTTATGTCCAAGGGCGGGAAGGCTTACACGTTTACTAACCACTATCAACTCTTCCTTGCCACGTCGGACACGGCGTCAATAATTTGACACCCATTTAACGGAAGGACTTGATTGatgcaaatcaaatctttttaggaTTTAAATAGAACAGTTTAAACGTTGGGGACTAAAATAGAATTCACCCCAAACGTAGGGGACCAAAATAATAGTTTAcccttaaaaataaaattaagtgcGTAagcaatataatttaaatattaaaaaaactcaataattaaattaaataattgatataataaaataattacaatTGTTTAGctcaataaaataagttaaatacataaaaaatatcttataaatatgtcatgtaaaaattataatacttttaaaaattattaatcaaaatacataagatgagtaaattaatacaaattaagacaaaatcaatttatttattatatttaaattaaataattaattagttataattaatattatcaaataaaatattaaataatttgatatttatcttaattaaataaaataaataattaattatgatatttttaaaaattattaattaaaatacataagacaaaaatattaatataaattaaaaaaaattaatttatttatttcagttcaaatcaaataattgattagttataattaatatggtcgaacaaaatattaaataatttaatatttattttagttaaatcaaataattaattaatatatttcaataaatcaaatgttaattatgttattaattaaaaaaatttaattttaaaatatatagtaGATATAATGGATAATAACAAACTGTAATTAGTTGGATTCAttacttttttgaaaatttgcttTGAGAGCTTTGTCCCCGTGTGTGTGGGTgtgtatgtttttcttttttcttttttttttttttgtattggatCAACTTGTTTTAGGAGGATTCTTTCATAAAGATATTTATGTATCgcattattattggacgtattaataaaccggtttatttttgaattttttaacaaattaaaataaaatcgattttttataacaagggttaaccaccaaaaatgcccccgaattattcaaacgctgacaaaaatgcacatgaattttactatcgacaaaaatatctttaaataatttaaaaacataacaaCAATATTCAacgataaatatatatttttaaaaaatactttagagattgaattttgatgtgattttttacaagaataattaaaaaaatgagatattattattcttaaaatttgataatttttttctaagtatatatttttttgtgattttttaaaagtattattagttgttaacaaaaaattacaaaaaaatatatacacaacgaaaaatcactaaattttaaGGATACTAATATCTCATTTTcttaatcatgcttgcaaaaaattgtaccaaaattcaatctctaatatatttttttgagaaatacatatttaatgttagataatcttgcaaaaaaaactaacattaaatatgtatttctcaaaatatacattagagattgaattttgatgcaattttttgcaagcataattaaaaaaatgagatattgttattcttaaaatttggtaattttttgtaaagtatatattattttataattttttaaaagtattattggttgttaacaaaaacaattataaaaaaattatatacttaacaaaaaatcaccaatttttatgtataataatatattatttttataatcatgcttccaaaaaattgcatcaaaatttaatttctaagatattttttgaaaatatatatttactgttgggtattgttgttgtgtttttaaattatttgaaggtagttttgtcgatagtaaaattcgggtgtatttttgttaGCGTTTAAATAATTCGAGAGCGTTTTTGGTGGTTAACccttataacaataacaataaatttaATTGTTATTCGGTCCGGTCGAACCGACCAATTTACATAACCTACTGGATTATGATTTTTGTTTTAAGTTTTTTCTAAAACAAAAATCagggatatatttatctttttatcaaaaaatttagacATAATTCGGTTTAGATTGTATAAATCGATCGTATCAAATCGGGTCTATTAATTATGGTGCAAACAAttggatttattattattgctataataaaccgattttgttctgatttattaaaaaataaattaacaactgGTTTAATAAATATGTCTAATAATATCATAACACATGTAAACGTTTTAAAAAAGgacatttttagtgtctttatcAAAGTGGTCTCCCTTATTTAAATATCAAGTTAGTCTGCGACAATTTTTATGTtggatatatattttatttttacttttttttaggtTCAAAATTCCTGTATAAAatgtaaataatttttagttattttttctgTTAGATATAAATTTTGTTATAATCATTTTTATTGTACTTGTtacatattataattaaatattatttattttaaatgataaatttagtatttaccatttttctaataatagacaaatttattttttcatcatatatatatatatatatatatatatatatatatatatatatatatatatatatcatctaaTCCCTTAATATACAAAATGatgaataatatattattttattttttcaattgaattaaagtaaatttttcaaattaaattgtgaagaaaatttttttcctATACTTATATGgtatttaaaaaatagtaaaaacaaaattattctaTATGACGACTGTGAGAAACTAATTGAAGGTTTACTATTCTTTTAATTTGGAATTTACCTATCAAACAAGAGAACAAATAAGATTTCTGCCAACACTACTTTCCAATGGGCGAAAACGATTATAGGAAGGACAACAGAGATTTTGAGAGTGACGAcccattatattattattattatcatcattattaaGAAAGATGTGTATGTATGTGCCTCATTATACCCACCCTCCCCAACACTCCCTTGTGACTTGTGAGCCCGTCTAATGCGTTCAAAGTTGTTCTCATTTTCTATAATGGCTTTTTAATTTAGTAGAGATATGGATATGTAATTATTTTCGTTTAAAGTTGATATGgagaattattaaataatttaatatattttactaaattattatcaaataatttttaattataaattttatataaaaataaattcacGTGGACGTGAGTCTTTACCTTTTGACACATTCAGGACCAATCTAGCCAGCTTCTCCTCCATGTCCCACATACACACCCAACTCCGATTTTACTGGATCATCAATATCACTAGGCACTATCTAGCTAACTGCTGTTGCTTTATCCTACTCTTATTTTTGTTGCTTAACTACTCTTAGTATCTAGGTCTcctatcaaaatatatatatcccaattgaattaCTCGTATCTTGTCCTATTATAGTTAAGGCTTAATTGAAATTGCATGAAAAAGTAGAAGATCCCAAAAAACTTTTTTGAGAGGGGTATTTTAAGATTGAAGAATGAAACCTTAAGTAGAGGAATTATTTTCCTTTTTGTTGTTTGAGTAACAACATGATTctttcaaattctttaaaattttgacgaaattagataaaatatattcTGTCTTAATTTTGTCAATCCAAACCATATAAATTTACGAAATTTATTTGTACTCTATTATTTTACTCTAACcactcggtttttttttttttttgtttatcctGAGAAAGACTtgcaatttaaaaagaaaaaagttcaaAGCAAAATCATTAATGTAACAAATCTAACACACCCTAAAATAGAAATTCAAACTtcatgtaataaaataaaaaatattatatttacacTAAAAATAATGctatacattttaaattttttttgttaatcaagtctaattaaattggtctaacataataaaaattagctATGACTAGTATTATtataaatcttattatttaatttaattagatttagtttgttaaaaattttaactgTGTAATATTACTCTTACActaaaaatcaatcactaaattatttttacactaaaaattaatcattaaattaattattatatatttatttataaatacatatattatttaacttatttttaatatatcttttatattttaatatatgccctatataaataactaatttagtagttaatttttagtatgcaCTTAGTATAATTTCTGTAAAATACATGAGACCAATTACACAAGTAGGCCACACGTTGTTGTTACTTGTTTCTGCctagcttatatatatataagctcaTTTCGCTTTCTATgcatactattatttttctcttaataACCTTGACCATGTGATGATGAATCATGGAATACCCGCGATCTTATAGTAGCTCCTCCTCATCTTCTCATTATTTCAACAACCATCTTCAAcagcaacaagaagaagaagaagagagactaAACTCAGTTACTTCTCTTAATTACTCACAATCCCATTATCACCCTTCCACAGCCGCATACCACCACTGCCTCGCCACTCTCAAAGGCCACACTTCTTCCTACGTCTCCTCCCTAACTCTTTCTGGAAACTTCCTCTATACTGGCTCTTCGGATCGTGAAATCAGATCATGGGACCGCTCCCTTCTCCAATCCGAATTTGACCACCAACACCAGCACTCAAGTTCAGCCGCCAACATGGTACTTGCCGGAAAAGGTACTCTGCTATATATTATGAAGCAACACTTAATTATCTTCACACACACATACGTATTTTTACACGAATCAGACAATGTTATCTTTCATCAAATTTGTAAAGTGAAAAAATGAGAATGTTACCCTTGAATTAATTAAGATAATAGGATCCACCTAtagtataaattataaatttaatagtgGTTAACGCCTTATTCTATCACTTTATAATTCTCCTCATTTTATAAGATCTTTACAAGGCAGTCCGCTTCAAAAGATAATTCGTATATcttgatttttcaaattttaactaattagtgattattcaaattttattttttaaaaaatataaaatcaatcaTTATTAGTTATAGTTGTTTAAAGTTGGTACATAAGAGTtgtttacttatattttttttcgtaTATTAATTTTACAACACAGGAGCTGTGAAGTCACTAGTAGTTCAATCAGACATGCTCTTTAGCGCTCATCAAGACCACAAAATCCGGGTCTGGAAGATAAGAAGCCACGACAATGAAGCGCATAATCAGAAATGTACTCGAGTAGCGACGCTCCCCACGCTCGGGGACCGCGCCACCAAGGTGCTGATTCCCAAGAACCATGTCCAGATACGGAGGCACAAGAAGTCCACTTGGGTTCACCACGTCGACACCGTTTCCGTCCTCGCCTTGTCCGGCGACGGCGCCCTGCTTTACTCTGTTTCGTGGGACAGGACAATCAAAATCTGGAGAACAAGGGACTTTACATGTTTGGAATCGGTTAGCAACGGCACTCTCAtacaaaaatatttcattttcatCATCACTCGTGTATGCAAAACTCGTGTGTCGCATCATATTGATTTTCAGTGTatcaatattattttataaaattgaattaattcaacaaaattacaaaaaatcCAACAAAACTACTTAATAAGCTATTTTCAGACTAATCCAATCTCTAAGGATACTAATTAACTTGtatcttttatattaaattaGTGGTTCTTAAATcttttccataaaaaaaatattagagaattatcaaaatttattattttttgtcattaattaaatattaatatttaaaaatatagaataaaatatattaataaattattaaattaaagaaattgaaTTAATAGTTAAATATATTGATAGGTGAACAACGCACACGAGGACGCCATAAACGCAATGGCGGTTTCCACAAATGGACTTGTTTACAGTGGTTCAGCGGATAAGAAGATCAAGGTGTGGAAGAGAGTGGAAGGAGAAAAGAAACACATTCTAGTGGACATCTTAGAGAAGCACAACTCAGGGATAAATGCCTTGGCTCTCAGCTGTGATGAAACTCTCTTGTATTCAGGTGCATGTGACAGGTCAATATTGGTTTGGGAGAAAAGAGAGgcggtggaagaagaagaagaagaaggagcgtATAATGGTAAAATGGTAGTGGTTGGTAAACTGAAAGGGCACACCAAGTCCATATTGTGCCTTGCTGTGGTGTCTGATTTGGTGTGTAGTGGTTCTGCTGACAAAACAATTAGGGTGTGGAGGAAGggtaataataacaatgaataTTCTTGTTTGGCTGTTCTGGAAGGGCATAATGGTCCAGTTAAGTGCTTGACTACGGTCGTTGATGACTGTAATAATAATGATGGTGATCCATGTGATGAAGGTTCTTCTTTTCTAGTCTATAGTGGCAGCTTGGATTGTGATGTTAAGGTGTGGAAGATTTTTGTTCCTCCACTCTAAATTATTCTATAATAGGACATGTAATTCTTCCTTTTCTGACTTTTTGGTACATTAAATGTATGATTTTGAGCACCCtccctttttctttcaattctttattttattttattttatctgctTATGTTCCCAGTCCTGACCCTTTATTTGTCTCTTAAGAGTTTAGCAGAGTTTAATTCTCATTCATTGCATTGATTGAAGTACAATATCTGGTACTAGAGTGCTATATCGTGTTTCTTTTTGTGAGTGTAGTGTGTAGAAACCAACTTTAAAGAAGGATCAGAGATGAAGGAAAGCAAAATGAacagaataataataagaaaCGGAAAAAGAAAATCTCGAAATTTGTATCCGAAAGAATAGAGAATATGTAGATGCATGAACTTAGTGTATAGCAATTTTACTGGTAATTTTATCTCTTTTGACTGGAAAACTGTGCGTGGAAATGAATTAACCAAGCAGATGATAGACGATTCTAGATGTTCACTGATAGCCTAATATGATTTTATGTGTTCAGCACGTTAATGCGCAAGCGCAACACGATATTGTAttgtattttatttctttacGCCTAACTcagaattattatttaaattagtttttacttTACACCAACAATTATATAttgtgcatgtttgggcgccattattttgttaaaaaaagattttttttcaatgaaaaaagatctttttttattttttaacgtgtttgacaaatttctagtagtaaaagtaaaagcactagtaaaataaaaaaaagatcttttttgagaagctgtaatttacatctttttttaaaagatcttttttccttaaaaaaaagatgtttttcatgtaataaataaacaaaaaagtatttttatattattatacacaaacataattgattgataaaaagacctttttacatgagatatccaaacataaaattacttttacttctctataagatcttttaaaaaaagataactcaaaaaaaagatcttttcttagaaactcacccaaacaagcccattGAATCAGTAGAAttagaaattcaaattaaaagttCAAAGATTAACCAATAGTTaactgaaattaaataaaatataataaataatatatatttatatattcaatatataatttaaaaaaaatgatttttttgtgatttattatcttaaataattgctaaaaataatattagttcgaccaattaattagattttaattagtTTACTGTCAAATAATTTTACTTTAAATGAAACCAGTCTGGTGATGACCGATTCTTAATTAACTGGGTCAAATCAATCGATTTAATTCAGTTCTCAAAATCATACTTTACACATAACTCTTCCAACAACAATTCTCTTATGACTATCTTTCTGCAGTTGCtagccaaaataattaaaaagaaacctTAAACTTGATATACAAAAATTggcttttttgttttaaataaaaatgttcatATTTCCCAATTTAAATATCTAGGAGTTTTTGTGTAGCTCAAAGCAGAATTCTTAAGTTATCATGCAAAACTAGAATGGCTAATACTTTAAAAAAGAAGACGAAATTAGAGAGAAATGAACAAAAGTAGAATTGTGTTTAGTATATACTAACATGTATAATTGAGTATCATATAGCAAGACCAGGACAACTTTCTTGCAACTAGTAAGCTAAATCAGGCCCATGTAGTGTTTGTGTTAATCCATGAATGGTTTTGTATGCAGTATTTTGTGCTATAAAAGGAGGTTGGATCAGATCAACTGTGTCTTACAAAATGCAGTTAGAAATAAATTGTCAAAATAGAATTGTCTCATGGCTCCCTCTTGAGTTAAAgccaaagtaataataataattattctcACATTAGGTCGAATTATAAGGTTATAGACTCGATCaaagtcaatttttttttaaaaaactgttTGGAAATCAAAATAATCCAGCTATAA
Encoded here:
- the LOC112750679 gene encoding protein JINGUBANG codes for the protein MEYPRSYSSSSSSSHYFNNHLQQQQEEEEERLNSVTSLNYSQSHYHPSTAAYHHCLATLKGHTSSYVSSLTLSGNFLYTGSSDREIRSWDRSLLQSEFDHQHQHSSSAANMVLAGKGAVKSLVVQSDMLFSAHQDHKIRVWKIRSHDNEAHNQKCTRVATLPTLGDRATKVLIPKNHVQIRRHKKSTWVHHVDTVSVLALSGDGALLYSVSWDRTIKIWRTRDFTCLESVNNAHEDAINAMAVSTNGLVYSGSADKKIKVWKRVEGEKKHILVDILEKHNSGINALALSCDETLLYSGACDRSILVWEKREAVEEEEEEGAYNGKMVVVGKLKGHTKSILCLAVVSDLVCSGSADKTIRVWRKGNNNNEYSCLAVLEGHNGPVKCLTTVVDDCNNNDGDPCDEGSSFLVYSGSLDCDVKVWKIFVPPL